A portion of the Zymoseptoria tritici IPO323 chromosome 8, whole genome shotgun sequence genome contains these proteins:
- a CDS encoding BAR adaptor family protein 3, giving the protein MSWAGFKKNVGRATTQVMVKTGRVEKTADRDYEVEERRYRTLESAALRLQKEAKGYLDSLRAMTASQMRIAETVDAFYGDSGARDGVSRSYKQAVEDLDAETVKALDGPYRTTVLEPINRFCAYFPDINECIKKRNHKMLDYDSMRSKVKKLVEKPDKDPGKLPRTEKETEMAKAAYEQLNNQLTEELPQLIDLRVPYLDPTFEALVKIQLRFCAEAYSRMAQVQQYLDPATRDQYASGDLDARVEDVLGQIRELSIAGTV; this is encoded by the exons ATGTCGTGGGCTGGCTTCAAGAAGAAT GTCGGTCGCGCGACGACGCAGGTAATGGTCAAGACGGGCCGCGTCGAGAAGACCGCAGACCGCGATtacgaagtcgaagagcgaCGATACCGTACCCTCGAATCGGCGGCACTCCGTTTGCAGAAAGAAGCGAAAGGGTACTTGGATAGTCTCCGGGCCATGACAGCTTCTCAGATGCGAATCGCAGAGACAGTCGACGCATTCTACGGTGACAGCGGAGCTCGTGACGGCGTGAGTCGCAGCTACAAGCAGGCGgtcgaagatctcgacgCCGAGACGGTGAAGGCGTTGGATGGGCCATACAG GACGACAGTTCTCGAGCCTATCAATCGCTTCTGCGCATATTTCCCGGACATCAACGAAT GCATTAAGAAGCGCAACCACAAGATGCTCGACTACGACTCAATGCGGAGCAAAGTCAAGAAGCTCGTCGAGAAGCCCGACAAGGACCCGGGCAAACTCCCTCGTACTGAGAAGGAGACTGAAATG GCCAAAGCGGCGTATGAGCAGTTGAACAATCAATTGACGGAGGAGCTGCCACAATTGATCGACCTACG GGTACCCTACCTCGACCCTACATTTGAAGCGCTTGTCAAGATCCAATTGCGATTTTGCGCAGAAGCATACAGTCGCATGGCGCAGGTCCAACAATACCTCGATCCTGCGACCCGCGATCAATACGCGAGCGGGGATCTGGACGCACGAGTCGAGGATGTGCTGGGACAGATTCGAGAGTTGAGTATTGCAGGAACAGTCTAG
- a CDS encoding putative major facilitator superfamily transporter (MFS-MDR transporter belonging to the DHA2 subfamily. These type of MFS transporters are implicated in MDR and secretion of fungal secondary metabolites.), protein MGAVEVQPSRASTSERPLEASGIDQLHVEDNGSFKAPRTKFRKAAIITALYLALSIAALDHTILATAIPTITSQLRSASGYFWIGSAYLLAVSASGPIWAKFSDIFGRKPAILGAVTLFGGASIIAALSTSVNMLISARALQGTAAGGLFQMVNIVISDIFSMRQRTFYLGFANVVWGLAGGTGPLIGGAFTQYVSWRWCFWINLPICACSLVLLTIFLDVHNPRTPILSGLAAFDWLGTLSIISIVVMLLLGLNFGGVFFPWNSATVLCLITFGVVMIGVFIVTEKRWAQYPLIPFAIFRNRGTVAAFMVTFFHGMVFIAVSYYLPLYFQSVKQASPLRSGVLILPNVVPEACMGVVNGVIMLKTGHYREIIWVGLALLTLGTGLYVQFTPDTPIAVIVGMLIIGGVGSGCLFEAPLVAVQAMTSQDDTATATAAFGFTRNLATAMSLVLGGVVFQNGMKKRAGDLVRAGLSNDLVEAFSAGKAAANVDLIGGITDPMQRAAVEDAFAWSLHNMWIMYCVVAGVGFLASLFIQHNHLSTEHTETKTGLKEKREVVNEA, encoded by the exons ATGGGAGCTGTGGAAGTCCAACCATCACGCGCGTCCACAAGCGAACGACCATTGGAGGCATCTGGGATTGATCAATTGCATGTCGAGGACAATGGCTCTTTCAAAGCTCCTCGCACAAAGTTTCGCAAGGCCGCGATCATTACCGCACTTTAC CTCGCTCTCTCGATCGCGGCCCTGGATCACACGATTCTCGCAACGGCAATACCAACAATCACCTCTCAGCTTCGTTCCGCCAGCGGCTATTTCTGGATCGGCAGCGCCTATCTACTCGCAGTATCTGCCAGCGGACCAATATGGGCCAAGTTCAGCGACATTTTCGGCCGGAAGCCTGCCATACTTGGTGCTGTGACGCTGTTCGGAGGGGCGAGCATAATTGCAGCACTATCGACGTCTGTGAATATGCTCATTTCCGCAAGAGCCCTGCAGGGCACCGCCGCGGGTGGATTGTTCCAGATGGTGAACATTGTCATCAGCGACATCTTCAGCATGAGGCAGAGGACATTCTATCTGGGCTTCGCGAACGTTGTCTGGGGACTCGCAGGTGGTACGGGACCATTGATCGGCGGTGCGTTCACGCAGTACGTGAGCTGGAGGTGGTGCTTCTG GATCAATCTTCCTATTTGCGCTTGTAGTCTGGTCCTCCTCACCATATTCCTCGACGTCCACAATCCTCGCACGCCCATCCTTTCTGGTCTCGCAGCGTTTGACTGGCTAGGCACGCTTTCGATCATCTCGATTGTAGTCATGCTCCTGCTCGGCCTAAACTTCGGAGGTGTCTTCTTTCCATGGAACTCGGCTACGGTCCTCTGCCTAATTACATTCGGCGTCGTCATGATCGGAGTCTTTATCGTCACTGAGAAGAGATGGGCCCAATACCCTCTCATACCATTCGCCATCTTTCGCAATCGCGGGACGGTCGCCGCCTTTATGGTCACATTCTTCCACGGCATGGTGTTCATCGCTGTTTCGTACTACTTGCCGCTGTACTTTCAATCAGTCAAACAAGCTTCGCCACTGCGCAGCGGAGTTCTGATCCTACCAAACGTGGTACCGGAGGCGTGTATGGGCGTCGTGAATGGAGTCATCATGCTCAAGACTGGCCACTATCGCGAGATTATCTGGGTTGGTTTGGCATTGTTGACCTTGGGGACTGGACTCTATGTCCAGTTCACTCCGGATACGCCGATAGCAGTCATCGTCGGAATGCTGATCATCGGCGGCGTCGGATCCGGCTGTCTCTTCGAAGCACCCCTCGTCGCTGTACAAGCAATGACTAGCCAGGACGATACCGCAACCGCGACAGCAGCTTTTGGCTTCACGCGAAACCTGGCCACTGCCATGTCATTGGTACTCGGAGGTGTCGTGTTCCAGAACGGCATGAAGAAGAGAGCCGGTGACTTGGTTCGAGCCGGACTTAGCAACGACCTCGTCGAAGCCTTTTCTGCCGGTAAGGCCGCTGCCAACGTGGATCTGATTGGAGGCATCACAGACCCAATGCAACGAGCAGCAGTGGAGGACGCATTTGCGTGGTCGCTGCATAACATGTGGATCATGTACTGCGTCGTGGCAGGCGTGGGATTTTTGGCGAGTCTGTTCATCCAACACAACCATCTCAGCACCGAGCACACGGAGACCAAGACCGGGTTGAAAGAGAAGCGTGAGGTCGTGAATGAGGCATAG
- a CDS encoding MFS transporter (sugar transporter, plasma membrane protein), whose amino-acid sequence MGLALKKPEGEPGAAWPAIVIGLFVAFGGVLFGYDTGIISGILAMKYWINSFTTGDNTAITTSEDSLIVSILSLGTFLGALLAAPVSDFLGRRWGIISSTACIFNFGVILQTISTSQPLFIAGRFFAGLGVGLISAMIPLYQSETAPKWIRGTIVGAYQLAITIGLFLAAIVNYSTKDRNDSGSYRIPIAVQFLWALIICIGLFFLPETPRFLIKQDKYEAAAKALAKLRRLPPDHPAIVDELSEVDANHRYELSIAKASYGECFRGTVFKRLLTGCLLQALQQLSGVNFIFYYGTKYFERAGFQSGGFTIQVITNCVNVGSTLPGLYLVEKLGRRNLLLFGAIGMTISQFLVAIVGVATDPDNLSGQRAAISFVCIYIFFFACSWGPVAWVVTGELFPLKVRAKCLSMTTATNWLFNFAIAYATPYMVNEDRANLGSKVFFIWGSCCFFCIAFVYFMIYETKNMTLEQVDELYTRVSKAWKSPGFVPSVSFTDIRAGEKGQRGESIVEAAERKASISTQEVVRS is encoded by the exons ATGGGTCTCGCTTTGAAGAAGCCTGAAGGCGAGCCGGGAGCGGCATGGCCTGCCATTGTGATCGGTCTGTTTGTTGCGTTCGGAGGAGTGCTCTTTGGCTATGATA CTGGTATTATCAGTGGCATTCTTGCCATGAAGTACTGGATCAATTCATTCACCACTGGAGACAATACGGCCATCACAACCTCCGAGGACTCGCTCATCGTTTCGATTTT GTCCCTTGGTACCTTCCTCGGCGCTTTGCTGGCTGCTCCTGTTTCCGACTTCCTCGGTCGACGATGGGGAATCATCTCTTCCACCGCTTGCATATTCAATTTTGGAGTCATCCTGCAGACTATCTCTACTTCACAGCCGTTGTTCATCGCCGGCAG GTTTTTCGCTGGTCTCGGCGTTGGTTTGATTTCTGCCATGATTCCTCTCTATCAGAGTGAGACTGCACCAAAGTGGATTCGTGGAACCATCGTTGGTGCCTACCAGCTAGCCATCACAATA ggactcttcctcgccgccattgTCAACTACTCCACCAAGGACCGTAACGACAGTGGCAGCTACCGCATTCCGATCGCTGTTCAGTTCCTGTGGGCTCTGATCATCTGTATTGGCCTGTTCTTCCTCCCAGAGACTCCAAGATTCCTCATCAAACAAGACAAGTATGAGGCAGCGGCAAAAGCTCTGGCCAAGCTCCGCCGTCTGCCTCCGGATCATCCTGCAATCGTCGACGAATTGTCTGAAGTTGATGCCAACCATCGATACGAACTCAGTATTGCGAAAGCATCCTATGGAGAATGCTTCAGAGGCACAGTCTTCAAGCGTTTGTTGACAGGCTGCTTGTTGCAAGCCTTGCAACAGCTTAGTGGTGTG AACTTCATATTTTACTACGGGACCAAGTATTTCGAGCGAGCGGGCTTCCAGTCTGGCGGTTTCACCATCCAAGTAATCACAAACTGCGTCAATGTCGGCTCTACGCTGCCCGGGCTTTACCTCGTTGAGAAACTTGGACGCCGCAACTTGCTCCTCTTCGGAGCCATCGGCATGACAATCAGCCagttcctcgtcgccatcgtGGGTGTAGCGACCGATCCGGACAATCTATCTGGACAACGTGCCGCGATCTCGTTCGTGTGCAtctacatcttcttcttcgcttgCTCCTGGGGTCCCGTTGCCTGGGTTGTGACAGGAGAACTGTTCCCGCTCAAAGTTCGAGCGAAGTGTCTTTCGATGACGACCGCCACGAATTGGCTATTCAACTTTGCTATTGCGTATGCGACGCCATACATGGTCAATGAGGACCGCGCAAATTTGGGATCGAAGGTGTTCTTCATCTGGGGTTCCTGCTG CTTCTTCTGCATCGCTTTTGTCTACTTCATGATCTACGAGACCAAGAACATGACCCTCGAGCAGGTAGACGAACTCTACACTCGTGTCAGCAAGGCTTGGAAGAGCCCTGGCTTCGTGCCGTCAGTGTCCTTCACAGATATCAGAGCCGGCGAGAAGGGACAGCGTGGTGAGAGTATCGTGGAGGCTGCGGAGCGGAAAGCCAGTATATCGACTCAGGAAGTCGTCAGATCCTGA
- the CES gene encoding Carboxylesterase/lipase/ esterase (Esterase_lipase domain. Co-esterase domain. The catalytic apparatus involves three residues (catalytic triad): a serine, a glutamate or aspartate and a histidine. Nucleophilic attack on the carbonyl carbon atom of the ester bond. Putative conserved fungal protein(it matches significatively with hypothetical fungal proteins). ...) produces MFSFQSRLLVCFLGLTAAASTTNKDALAVRTSTGIFTGQLNHTYPNVREFFSVPYGQDTAGKNRLQPPLAVPRSSEEIDATKYPPLCPQYVSSKRSIRTEEIPQFVPYSGASNLTAGISAPFASEDYLKLAIWTPANATPNSHLPVVLFWTGGGFESGGMLIPAQLPPRWVSRSQSHIVVPINYRSNILGFPNGAAVSRQNLGLLAQPRAFFAKSVTILNVGTQTASDTTRAIFTLVAKGVGCDFPNDATAELVCMQNVDYNKIITFIGRYQSSGQKPSIKFGTETDDKIVFSTYTERYQQGLLARVPTIFSSTANEGGTLATFDPDHPLQGVNQTAANDRTVSFLCGAAKSAALRKGLGLPTYRYQYAGNWTNQSPLPWMGAYHASDLTMLFGTYADGVGSSSPLEIETSETMEDLLLAFARDPWHGLTKSSWPAYDPKAENGGTVLRFGADGKAVQQLGAHDVEAICSGKGTYNPSP; encoded by the exons ATGTTTTCATTCCAGAGCCGCCTTCTGGTCTGCTTCCTAGGACTCACCGCCGCAGCTTCAACCACGAACAAGGACGCTCTCGCTGTGCGTACCTCAACGGGAATCTTCACTGGCCAGCTCAACCACACGTATCCAAACGTGCGAGAGTTTTTCTCAGTTCCCTACGGCCAAGATACAGCAGGCAAGAATCGCTTACAACCTCCTTTAGCTGTGCCAAGATCGTCTGAAGAGATTGATGCAACGAAATACCCACCACTCTGCCCTCAGTATGTGTCATCGAAGAGATCCATTCGGACGGAGGAGATTCCGCAATTTGTGCCATACTCGGGCGCTTCAAATCTTACCGCAGGCATCTCGGCTCCGTTCGCCAGCGAGGACTACCTCAAGTTAGCAATCTGGACACCGGCTAATGCAACGCCAAACTCGCACTTGCCAGTCGTCCTGTTCTGGACTGGAGGCGGCTTCGAGTCTGGTGGCATGCTAATTCCGGCCCAGCTCCCACCTCGTTGGGTGTCTCGATCGCAGTCCCATATCGTGGTCCCCATCAACTATAGATCAAACATCTTAGGTTTCCCCAACGGAGCAGCTGTCTCAAGACAGAACCTCGGTCTCCTTGCCCAAC CACGCGCATTCTTCGCAAAGTCCGTAACCATACTGAACGTCGGCACGCAGACGGCATCAGACACCACCCGTGCCATATTCACCCTGGTGGCCAAGGGTGTCGGCTGCGACTTCCCAAACGATGCCACGGCAGAGCTGGTCTGCATGCAGAACGTGGACTACAACAAAATCATCACCTTCATAGGGCGGTATCAGAGCAGCGGCCAGAAGCCTTCGATCAAATTCGGCACGGAGACGGACGACAAGATTGTGTTCTCAACTTACACTGAGCGATACCAACAAGGTCTGTTAGCCAGAGTGCCCACGATCTTCTCATCTACTGCGAACGAGGGTGGGACTCTCGCGACCTTTGACCCGGATCATCCACTGCAAGGCGTGAATCAAACAGCCGCGAATGATCGCACCGTCAGCTTTCTTTGCGGTGCGGCGAAGTCCGCGGCTCTCAGGAAGGGCCTCGGGCTGCCAACGTACAGGTATCAATATGCTGGAAATTGGACGAATCAGAGCCCTTTGCCTT GGATGGGAGCATATCACGCTAGCGATCTGACCATGCTTTTTGGGACTTATGCCGACGGCGTGGGGTCATCTTCGCCGCTGGAGATCGAGACCAGTGAGACAATGGAAGATCTGCTATTGGCGTTTGCTCGGGACCCTTGGCATGGATTGACGAAATCCAGTTGGCCGGCGTACGATCCCAAGGCCGAGAATGGTGGCACTGTGCTGAGATTCGGAGCTGACGGCAAGGCCGTGCAGCAACTTGGAGCGCATGACGTTGAAGCGATTTGCTCTGGGAAGGGCACGTATAACCCGTCTCCATAG